In the genome of Luteitalea pratensis, the window GATCAGCAGGTAGGCGAGGAGCGCGCCCTGGATCATCTCCCACACGCCCTCGACCCACAGGTGCACCGTCCACCAGCGGTAGAAAATCGCGACCGTGTAGTTGTCGAACTCGAGCAACGAGGGCAGGTACAGGATGGCCGTGAAGGCAAGGCCGGCCATCAGAACACCTTCAGTGGTCGTCAGGCGCTTCGCCTTCCAGATCGTCATGCCCAGGTTGTAGAGAAACATCAGCATGACCACCACGATGGCCAGTTTCACGGGCAGCGGTTGTTCGAGCAGCTTGTTTCCGGCGGTCCAGCCGAAGAGGTAACCGACGACGGCGGTCACCCCCGCCAGCGTCCACAAGCCGAGGGCGGCGTAGGCCATGGTCGGGCTGTGCAGCTCGGTGCGGGACTCCTCGGGCACCAGCCAGTAGGCGGCGCCCATGAAGCCGGTGAGGACCCACACGATCAGCAGGTTGGTGTGGATTGCCTTGGACACATCGAACGGCAGCAGATGAATCAGCGGGTCGGGCCCGAGGTACTTCGCCACCGATAGCAGCCCGAACACCATCTGGAGGCCGTACAACAGCAGCGCCACGACGAAGTAGGGGTAAGCGACGGCCTGCGTGCGGAAGCGCATCCGGGGGCTCCTCTCATTTGAACGTCGCGAGGTACGCGACGAGCTGTTCGACTTCCTCGGGCTTCAGCAGCGCGCCCAGCGGCGGCATGACTGACTGGCCGCCGGCGCCGAACGTCGGGCCGGGCACGACGTAGGCGCTTGGATTGAGGATCGATTCGCGGATGTAGTCGGGGGCCGATCGCGCCGCACCCTTGTAGGAGGAGTCGGCAATCAGCGTGGCGGCACGCGTCGCGATGCCGGCCATCGACGGTCCGACGAGCACCGTCCCTGCTGTCGTCGAATGGCAGCTGAAACACGCCGGCGGCGAACGCCGGAAAACGGCTTCGCCCAACGCGACCGGGTCGCCGGAGGCCGCGGTCGCAGCATTGGCGGCGGTGGCGTCCGGCAGTGCAGCGCTGACCACGATCGGCCGTGGCGGCCAACCCTGGTTGTCGATGTTGGAGACCCACGTCAGGAAGGCAATGACGTCGGTGATCTGCTCGTCCGAGAGCTTCATGTTGGGCATCACCCGCCCATGACGCTGCTCGGAGTAGAACCGTGACGGATCCCGCAGGAACAGTCGGAGGTAGGCCTCGCCGCGTTGCTGCGTGATCTTGGTCAGGTCCGGCGCGTAGTATGCCCCCTCTCCGAGCAGCGTGTGGCAGTTGATGCAGTTCTTCCGGTGCCACACGTGCTTGCCGGCGATCACTTGCGGCGTGATCGCCTCGGCATGCGTCAACTCGCCGAATCGCATGTGGCTGTGAATCGTCAGCCCGAGGAAGATCGCCGCGAAGACGCTGGTGCCGACGACGAAGAACAGCCGCGTGTGCCGTTTTGTCATTCTGACCTCACATCGGGATCGCAGCCATCAGGCGGGCGTGCGCGGGAGTCCAACGGGGTCTGACTGGAACAGCGACGTCGTCTCAGACGCCGATCCGCGAGAAATTGAGGATGGCGATCCAGGCTGAGAAGGCCACGGCCACCGCCATGCCAAGCAGGACCACGACGCAGAGCGCGCGTGTCAGAGTCGAGGACCGAGAGACACGAACAGCGTCAGTCACGGCTGCTCCTCTTCTTGAGGGTGAGGCTCTCCGACTATCGGAGCGTAGCGTACACACGAAGTCCGCCGGCTGCAACTGGCGCGATCGGGTGACGGTCGTCGTCATGTTCGTGCCTACTGCCGATCGAACACCACCTTGTACTTCTCGGTCGGGGCGTTGACCGGCGTGCCGTCGATGGTGAGTGTCTTTCCGTCTGCAGACACCGAGTAGACCTCCGCGTACATGGGCTGGCCGTCGACGCTGGTCCTCATCTCGAAGCCGTTGGCTCCGGTCTTCCTGAAAATCGTCGTGTACTTCGAACCTTTGAGGCGACCGAGCCCTGGCGCCGCCGTGCCGTCGAACTGCCCGCTGAACACTGCGCCGGTGTCATCCGTGATCGTGACACCGTCGGGCGCTACGGCCGCGA includes:
- a CDS encoding c-type cytochrome, giving the protein MTKRHTRLFFVVGTSVFAAIFLGLTIHSHMRFGELTHAEAITPQVIAGKHVWHRKNCINCHTLLGEGAYYAPDLTKITQQRGEAYLRLFLRDPSRFYSEQRHGRVMPNMKLSDEQITDVIAFLTWVSNIDNQGWPPRPIVVSAALPDATAANAATAASGDPVALGEAVFRRSPPACFSCHSTTAGTVLVGPSMAGIATRAATLIADSSYKGAARSAPDYIRESILNPSAYVVPGPTFGAGGQSVMPPLGALLKPEEVEQLVAYLATFK